The following coding sequences are from one Arthrobacter crystallopoietes window:
- a CDS encoding FhaA domain-containing protein yields the protein MGLLDNVERGIEKMVRGAFSVGGKGQVQPVEIASRLRRELDNRSITLAQGRTLAPNVFEIRLSGSDYAMAQQWGSTLAEELCDVVINHVNSQKYTLQGAVRVSFNQDDELKPGDFEIDSSAEKSGAAPASQPRRPATPAAPARQPTRLQPVLEIEGQRYSLNAPSIVLGRSSEADILIDDTGVSRKHLEIRTEGGSATAVDLGSTNGSFVNGQRIHGQEDLTDGTVITMGRTRITFRLLPARGGGA from the coding sequence GTGGGCTTACTGGATAACGTTGAACGCGGCATCGAAAAGATGGTCCGCGGTGCCTTCTCGGTGGGCGGAAAAGGCCAGGTGCAGCCGGTGGAAATCGCGAGCCGACTGCGCCGCGAGCTCGACAACCGCTCCATCACCCTGGCCCAGGGACGCACGCTTGCCCCCAACGTGTTCGAGATCCGCCTCAGCGGTTCGGACTACGCCATGGCTCAGCAGTGGGGCTCCACCCTGGCGGAAGAGCTGTGTGATGTGGTGATCAACCACGTGAACAGCCAAAAGTACACACTGCAGGGTGCGGTACGCGTTTCCTTCAATCAGGACGACGAACTCAAGCCCGGGGATTTTGAAATCGACTCCTCTGCGGAGAAGTCCGGGGCTGCGCCGGCCTCACAGCCACGCAGACCGGCCACACCGGCGGCGCCTGCCCGCCAACCCACTAGGCTCCAGCCTGTCCTGGAGATCGAAGGCCAGCGCTATTCACTGAACGCGCCCTCCATCGTTCTCGGCCGGTCATCCGAAGCGGACATCCTCATCGATGACACGGGAGTCTCACGCAAGCATCTTGAAATCCGCACTGAAGGTGGATCCGCCACTGCCGTGGATCTCGGCTCCACCAACGGCAGCTTCGTCAACGGCCAGCGCATCCATGGCCAGGAGGACCTGACTGACGGGACCGTGATTACGATGGGCCGCACCCGCATTACCTTCCGTCTGCTGCCGGCACGGGGCGGCGGGGCCTGA
- a CDS encoding VOC family protein: protein MRIKMCSIHVQNPAEAFKFYTETLGFEELMAMPEHQLFIVKSPDEGQGTGLLLEPSDNPIGEAYMKGVYDAGMAAIVFGVPDVRAEYERLTARGVKFTGEPEVDPSGAMSAVFDDSCGNLIQLHQD, encoded by the coding sequence ATGCGTATCAAAATGTGCAGCATCCATGTCCAAAACCCCGCCGAGGCGTTCAAGTTCTACACCGAAACACTGGGTTTCGAGGAACTCATGGCAATGCCCGAACACCAGTTATTCATCGTCAAGTCGCCGGACGAGGGGCAGGGCACCGGCCTCCTCTTGGAACCGAGCGACAACCCTATTGGCGAGGCCTATATGAAAGGCGTTTACGACGCCGGCATGGCCGCCATTGTTTTCGGCGTTCCTGATGTGCGGGCGGAATACGAGCGGCTCACTGCAAGGGGTGTGAAGTTCACCGGGGAACCGGAGGTGGATCCCAGCGGCGCGATGTCCGCGGTCTTCGACGACAGCTGCGGAAACCTGATCCAGCTCCACCAGGACTGA
- a CDS encoding DUF5997 family protein: MTSAKSSQSMKPATAAKKLGIYLPAAPQEFQDNPVTREQFSELQSNPPQWLEELRRNGPHPRPEVARKLNVSISGLARGGVTEPLTTAEITELLQNPPQWLVAERASFAAVRAEELRLRDEAKKEEAKKAQ, from the coding sequence ATGACAAGCGCGAAATCCTCCCAGTCCATGAAACCTGCCACGGCAGCCAAAAAGCTGGGCATTTACCTCCCGGCCGCCCCGCAGGAGTTCCAGGACAACCCGGTAACGCGCGAGCAGTTCAGCGAACTGCAGTCCAATCCGCCGCAGTGGCTCGAAGAGCTGCGCCGCAACGGTCCGCATCCCCGCCCCGAGGTGGCCCGGAAACTCAACGTGTCCATCAGCGGCCTCGCCCGCGGCGGGGTCACCGAACCGCTGACGACGGCGGAAATCACCGAGCTGCTGCAGAACCCGCCGCAGTGGCTGGTCGCCGAACGTGCTTCCTTCGCCGCCGTCCGTGCCGAGGAGCTGCGCCTCAGGGACGAAGCCAAGAAGGAAGAGGCCAAGAAAGCCCAGTAG
- a CDS encoding LysR family substrate-binding domain-containing protein, which translates to MDAQEPPLPALRIAIVPGVTPGKWVRRWEERVPDVPLTVSACEEAEQAAVLWDGRADLSFVRLPVDREGLSVIPLYTEVPVVVAPKDHDIELYDNDVPLAELDGQNFLDPVEMGGAKSGVEVVASGAGLMILPMSVARLHNRKDVVYKPLSGAPETQIGVAWITDKTNETIEEFIGIVRGRTANSSRQPSAQQEAGQKDAKAGRKPAGGSAGKAGQGTQAKGGQTAGKAKGGSGKGGAGKSGFTKGRQTKGGPAKGGKPRGKGGR; encoded by the coding sequence ATGGATGCACAAGAACCGCCGCTGCCGGCCTTGAGGATCGCGATCGTGCCCGGCGTGACGCCGGGCAAATGGGTCCGGCGCTGGGAAGAACGCGTCCCGGACGTACCGCTCACCGTATCCGCCTGTGAAGAAGCCGAGCAGGCCGCCGTCCTGTGGGATGGCCGGGCCGATCTGAGCTTTGTGCGCCTCCCCGTGGACCGTGAGGGCCTGAGCGTCATCCCCTTATATACAGAGGTGCCGGTGGTGGTCGCCCCGAAAGACCACGACATAGAGCTTTACGACAACGACGTGCCGCTGGCCGAGCTGGACGGCCAGAACTTTCTGGACCCGGTGGAAATGGGCGGAGCCAAGTCCGGCGTGGAAGTGGTGGCCTCCGGAGCCGGACTGATGATCCTGCCGATGTCCGTGGCGAGGCTGCACAACCGCAAAGACGTGGTCTACAAGCCCCTGTCCGGCGCCCCCGAAACGCAGATCGGGGTGGCATGGATTACCGATAAGACCAACGAAACCATCGAGGAATTCATCGGGATTGTCCGCGGCCGCACCGCCAACAGTTCCCGACAGCCGTCGGCCCAGCAGGAGGCCGGGCAGAAGGACGCCAAAGCCGGACGCAAGCCTGCAGGCGGAAGCGCCGGCAAAGCCGGGCAGGGAACCCAGGCCAAGGGAGGCCAAACTGCGGGCAAGGCCAAGGGCGGCTCCGGAAAAGGCGGCGCCGGCAAGAGCGGCTTTACCAAGGGCCGCCAGACAAAGGGCGGGCCGGCGAAGGGCGGCAAGCCTCGGGGCAAGGGCGGCCGCTGA
- a CDS encoding inositol monophosphatase family protein produces the protein MTSPEIPEHLDDAELAAWLVRSAGTLAAGMRAAVVTFEEKTSISDVVTAADHAAEQLVVETLRRVRPDDSILGEEGSSHTGTSGRTWVIDPVDGTYNFFTGGTYWCAAIALKNDDGGLLGAIYHPAEDALWIGGDGLPTTRNGVRTGEATSAPLDQSCASAYLHHTYLRDAAAAEPYMAAVLGAATYRTWGSASCELAATSAGIFGVWFQQGLPEWDWLPGKALVEAAGGDTAVVHLNGYRWYVAGGKAQVADAVALLQSRA, from the coding sequence ATGACTTCACCCGAGATCCCCGAACACCTTGACGACGCCGAGCTCGCCGCCTGGCTGGTGCGCTCCGCGGGTACGCTGGCGGCAGGAATGCGCGCCGCCGTGGTGACCTTCGAGGAAAAGACGAGCATTTCCGACGTCGTCACCGCAGCGGATCATGCGGCCGAGCAGCTGGTGGTGGAAACCCTGCGCCGGGTCCGTCCCGACGACAGCATCCTCGGTGAGGAAGGCTCCAGCCACACGGGCACTTCCGGCCGCACCTGGGTCATCGACCCGGTGGACGGGACCTACAACTTCTTCACCGGCGGCACCTACTGGTGTGCGGCCATCGCCCTCAAGAACGACGACGGCGGACTGCTCGGTGCCATCTACCACCCCGCCGAGGATGCGCTGTGGATCGGCGGGGACGGTCTGCCGACCACCCGCAACGGCGTTCGGACCGGGGAGGCCACGAGCGCACCGTTGGACCAAAGCTGTGCCTCCGCGTACCTCCACCACACGTACCTTCGGGATGCTGCCGCGGCGGAGCCGTATATGGCCGCCGTGCTGGGAGCGGCTACGTACCGTACCTGGGGGTCGGCGTCCTGCGAACTGGCGGCGACTTCGGCCGGCATCTTCGGCGTCTGGTTCCAGCAGGGCCTGCCGGAATGGGACTGGCTCCCGGGCAAGGCCCTGGTGGAAGCGGCAGGCGGGGACACCGCCGTCGTGCATCTAAATGGTTACCGCTGGTATGTAGCCGGCGGAAAAGCGCAGGTGGCGGACGCCGTCGCGTTGTTGCAGAGCCGGGCTTAG
- a CDS encoding enoyl-CoA hydratase/isomerase family protein: protein MEKTYETIQLECLGELATVVINRPEALNALSTQVVADLTQFVADVQSPEGAEVRSILITGSGEKAFAAGADIRQMADMTPAQARDYSAGMQELTRSLEQLAIPVMACVNGFALGGGLELAMGCDFIYATANAKFGQPEVNLGLIPGFGATVRLPHLVGLARAKELIYTGRTIGAEEAYRIGLVNAVFDSKDDMLDAAAATCREIAGKSPAAVANAKRTVDAAAGLPTAEGLLVERKAFGAAFGTEDARIGTKAFLAKEKPEFTGK, encoded by the coding sequence ATGGAAAAGACGTACGAAACCATCCAGCTGGAGTGCCTCGGCGAGCTGGCCACCGTGGTGATCAACCGGCCCGAGGCGCTCAATGCGCTGAGCACGCAGGTGGTGGCCGACCTGACCCAGTTCGTGGCGGATGTCCAGTCGCCCGAAGGCGCGGAGGTGCGCAGCATCCTGATCACCGGATCGGGCGAGAAAGCCTTCGCGGCGGGCGCGGATATCAGGCAGATGGCTGACATGACCCCGGCCCAGGCCCGGGATTACAGCGCCGGCATGCAGGAACTGACACGCTCGCTTGAACAACTGGCCATCCCCGTGATGGCGTGCGTGAACGGTTTCGCGCTTGGCGGCGGACTGGAGCTGGCCATGGGTTGCGACTTCATTTACGCCACGGCCAACGCCAAGTTCGGCCAACCCGAAGTGAACCTGGGCCTGATCCCCGGCTTCGGCGCCACGGTGCGCCTGCCGCATCTGGTGGGGCTGGCCCGCGCCAAGGAACTGATCTACACCGGGCGGACCATCGGGGCCGAGGAGGCCTACCGGATCGGGTTGGTCAACGCGGTGTTCGACAGCAAAGACGACATGCTCGACGCCGCCGCGGCCACCTGCCGCGAGATCGCCGGAAAGTCTCCGGCCGCCGTCGCCAATGCCAAGCGCACTGTGGATGCTGCCGCCGGCCTGCCGACCGCCGAGGGGCTGTTGGTGGAGCGGAAAGCTTTCGGGGCGGCGTTCGGCACCGAGGATGCCCGGATCGGAACCAAGGCTTTCTTGGCCAAGGAAAAGCCCGAATTCACGGGGAAGTAG
- a CDS encoding YceI family protein, whose protein sequence is MAFELTPGTWNLDTSHTEIGFVVRHAGISKVRGQFTEADATLVVGESLATSSVEATVKTASFDSNDDNRDGHVKSADFFDVEQFPHMTFKANQVQGSPEEFKLGGELTIKDTTKPVTFDVESGGMAVDPFGSTRAGFSATTQISRKEFGITWNAALEAGGVLVGDKVTITVDAAFVLPAN, encoded by the coding sequence ATGGCTTTTGAACTCACCCCCGGAACCTGGAACCTGGATACTTCCCACACTGAGATCGGCTTTGTGGTCCGCCACGCCGGCATCAGCAAGGTGCGCGGCCAGTTCACCGAGGCCGACGCCACCCTGGTGGTCGGCGAATCCCTGGCTACGTCTTCGGTGGAGGCCACGGTCAAGACTGCGTCCTTCGACTCGAATGACGACAACCGCGACGGCCATGTCAAGAGCGCCGATTTCTTCGACGTGGAGCAGTTCCCGCACATGACCTTCAAGGCCAACCAGGTCCAGGGCAGCCCGGAGGAGTTCAAGCTGGGCGGCGAGCTGACCATCAAGGACACCACTAAGCCGGTGACGTTCGACGTCGAGTCCGGCGGCATGGCCGTGGATCCGTTCGGCTCCACCCGCGCCGGCTTCTCCGCCACTACGCAGATTTCCCGCAAGGAATTCGGCATCACCTGGAACGCAGCCCTCGAAGCGGGCGGCGTCCTGGTGGGCGACAAGGTCACCATCACGGTCGACGCCGCGTTCGTACTGCCGGCCAACTGA
- a CDS encoding SRPBCC family protein, producing MASVNETIDVAVPVSMAYNQWTQFESFPQFMHGIQSVRQLSDTTNHWTMKVAGVEREFDTEITEQHPDQRIAWKSTDGTSHAGAVDFHRLDDGHTRVTVQLDWDPHTFVEKVGAAAGADKIQVKSDLKRFKEFIETQGSETGAWRGNVDRPGDASTGPAGPSESAGAAAAAGASTGGTGEKDNSLGSRNYYGGTGAGGFPPGGTNKDDLPIEDPAARSDKPLLDDPALGETSKVPLQDVPGGTLNDPDNEPDPDTDETGRNAAGR from the coding sequence ATGGCAAGTGTCAATGAAACGATCGATGTAGCCGTCCCGGTGTCCATGGCCTATAACCAGTGGACCCAGTTCGAGTCCTTCCCGCAGTTCATGCATGGGATCCAGTCGGTCCGGCAGCTCAGCGACACCACAAACCACTGGACAATGAAGGTCGCCGGCGTCGAGCGTGAATTCGACACCGAAATCACCGAGCAGCATCCGGACCAAAGGATCGCGTGGAAGAGCACCGACGGTACCAGCCACGCGGGGGCGGTTGATTTCCACCGGCTCGACGACGGACACACGCGGGTCACCGTCCAGCTGGACTGGGATCCGCACACATTTGTCGAAAAGGTCGGAGCGGCTGCCGGAGCCGACAAGATCCAGGTGAAATCCGACCTGAAGCGGTTCAAGGAGTTCATCGAAACCCAGGGCTCCGAGACCGGAGCCTGGCGTGGCAATGTGGACCGACCCGGTGATGCATCGACAGGACCTGCCGGACCATCCGAAAGTGCGGGGGCCGCTGCGGCAGCGGGTGCGTCCACGGGCGGGACCGGGGAGAAAGACAACAGCCTGGGAAGCCGGAATTACTACGGCGGCACCGGGGCCGGCGGGTTTCCGCCGGGAGGCACCAACAAGGACGACCTGCCGATCGAAGATCCCGCCGCCAGGTCGGACAAACCGCTGCTGGACGATCCGGCCCTGGGCGAAACCTCGAAGGTGCCGCTCCAGGATGTCCCCGGCGGAACGCTGAATGACCCGGACAACGAGCCCGATCCGGACACCGATGAGACGGGGCGGAACGCAGCAGGGCGCTGA
- a CDS encoding SRPBCC family protein: MMAKIEQTVDIAAPAAEAYREWTRFEAFGIFMHGVVRVIREDDVTHHWTTKVGGVRREFETKITEELPGKRMAWETAEGVPHQGSVEFLELDPGRTRMVVRIDWHPGSVVEKAGATLGSDHREVRNELWRFKQYVETGGSETHHPASEHGLGSRDYYGGTAGGGFPPGYTEQHDIPVQDPAAGKDQPAGGSPETGEYGSRI; encoded by the coding sequence ATGATGGCCAAGATCGAGCAGACAGTCGACATTGCGGCCCCGGCTGCCGAAGCCTACCGCGAGTGGACAAGGTTCGAAGCGTTCGGGATCTTCATGCACGGCGTGGTACGGGTCATCCGCGAGGATGACGTGACACACCACTGGACCACCAAGGTCGGTGGCGTCCGGCGGGAGTTCGAGACGAAGATTACCGAGGAGCTACCGGGCAAACGCATGGCCTGGGAAACCGCGGAAGGGGTGCCGCATCAGGGCTCGGTGGAGTTCCTTGAACTCGATCCGGGTCGAACACGGATGGTCGTGCGGATCGACTGGCACCCCGGGTCGGTCGTGGAAAAGGCCGGAGCCACTTTAGGGTCGGACCACCGCGAGGTACGCAACGAACTCTGGCGGTTCAAGCAGTATGTGGAAACCGGCGGCTCGGAGACCCATCATCCTGCCTCCGAGCACGGCCTGGGCAGCCGGGATTACTATGGCGGCACCGCTGGCGGCGGATTCCCACCGGGATACACAGAGCAGCACGACATACCGGTGCAGGACCCTGCCGCGGGCAAAGACCAGCCGGCAGGCGGCAGTCCGGAGACGGGAGAGTACGGAAGCAGAATCTAG
- a CDS encoding phosphate ABC transporter substrate-binding protein PstS → MAPRLFPTLALTSAALLALTACGSDYPLGPEQEAAAQHGSDLTGTLSGAGSSAQNAAMDAWRAGFNLLHPKAQVQYSPDGSGAGRTAFLAGAVEFAGSDAYLDAEEMERAKEVCGPGGAFNVPAYVSPIAVGFNLPGITELNMDAATIAGIFKGEITNWNDRAIVEQNPGVELPDLRITRVSRGDDSGTTENFTEYLHAVAPDVWTAEPSDAFPSDFVAENAQGNTGVVSMVARTEGALTYADDSAVGPPLGKVNLKVGDDYVPVSSEGAAIALDEAEPAEGRPEYDLALELDRTTTADGAYPLLLVSYHVWCTTYDDPEKIELIKTFAEYVLSPEGQAAAAESAKSAPISERLSERAIESVERISAR, encoded by the coding sequence ATGGCTCCCCGACTTTTCCCCACCTTGGCCCTGACCTCTGCTGCCCTGCTGGCCCTGACGGCCTGCGGCTCCGACTACCCCCTGGGGCCGGAGCAGGAAGCAGCGGCCCAGCACGGATCCGATCTGACCGGAACCCTTTCGGGTGCCGGTTCGTCCGCCCAGAACGCGGCGATGGATGCTTGGCGCGCGGGCTTTAACCTGCTTCATCCCAAGGCGCAGGTCCAGTACTCCCCGGATGGTTCCGGTGCCGGCCGGACCGCATTCCTGGCCGGTGCCGTGGAATTTGCCGGATCGGACGCGTACCTTGACGCCGAGGAAATGGAACGCGCCAAGGAAGTTTGCGGCCCCGGGGGCGCATTCAACGTGCCCGCCTACGTCTCCCCCATCGCCGTCGGCTTCAACCTGCCCGGCATCACTGAACTGAACATGGATGCCGCCACGATAGCGGGGATCTTCAAGGGCGAGATCACGAACTGGAACGACCGGGCCATCGTCGAACAGAATCCCGGTGTGGAACTGCCTGATCTGCGCATCACGCGGGTGAGCCGCGGCGATGACTCCGGGACCACCGAAAACTTCACCGAGTACCTGCATGCCGTGGCTCCGGATGTCTGGACGGCCGAACCCAGCGATGCCTTCCCGTCGGACTTCGTTGCGGAAAACGCCCAAGGTAACACCGGAGTGGTCAGCATGGTCGCCCGCACCGAAGGCGCCCTGACCTATGCAGATGACTCTGCGGTCGGACCTCCACTGGGCAAAGTGAACCTCAAAGTCGGCGACGATTACGTGCCGGTCAGCTCCGAGGGCGCGGCCATCGCCCTCGACGAGGCCGAACCGGCGGAGGGGCGCCCGGAGTACGACCTCGCACTGGAACTTGACCGGACCACCACGGCCGACGGCGCCTACCCGCTGCTGCTGGTGTCCTACCACGTCTGGTGCACAACCTACGATGATCCGGAAAAGATCGAACTGATCAAGACCTTCGCCGAGTATGTCCTCAGTCCGGAAGGCCAGGCCGCTGCAGCGGAATCGGCCAAGAGCGCCCCGATCTCGGAGCGGCTCTCGGAGCGGGCTATCGAGTCGGTAGAAAGAATCAGCGCCCGCTAG
- a CDS encoding FAD-dependent oxidoreductase — MKSLWLDTAPDIASDSYEPGAEYDSVIVGAGITGLTTAVLLARAGHRVAVLEARSTGAVTTGNTTAKVSLLQGRQMSGITSHHGAETARAYVDAQREGQSWLLRFCEEHGIDYQRRDAYTYANTGKGIEDLKKELEASAEAGLGVEFVDTVAELPFPIAGAIRLPDQAQIHPLQVLAGLAMELRERGGVLVERVRVTNVTGTRGTSGSKQGAGGSAGRKLTVHAEAGQVTADHVVLATGTPILNRGGHFGLLKPQRSYATAFTVPGQIPEGMYLSIDSPARSLRTAENAGRQVLIVGGNGHSVGRQHHTKGQLEDLVRWTQNTFPGAELTHSWSAQDYEPAGAVPYVGKLSFAEDRIYVATGYNKWGMTNSVAAALSLTSLILEGAKPWARELYKTRVAPQDAFSTVQTNASVGVELVSGWLSGLVRTSETAPPEGQGTVVRDNARPVGVSTVDGTTRRVSAVCTHLGGVLSWNDAECTWDCPLHGSRFSADGAVLEGPATRDLDRK; from the coding sequence ATGAAATCCCTTTGGCTAGACACGGCGCCGGACATCGCCTCGGATTCCTACGAGCCCGGCGCCGAATATGACAGTGTGATTGTCGGTGCCGGCATTACCGGTTTGACCACGGCGGTCCTGCTGGCGCGGGCCGGGCACCGGGTAGCCGTACTGGAGGCCCGCAGCACCGGGGCCGTCACCACCGGCAACACCACGGCGAAGGTCTCCCTGTTGCAGGGCCGCCAGATGTCCGGCATTACTTCCCACCACGGCGCCGAGACGGCGCGCGCCTATGTGGACGCCCAGCGCGAAGGTCAGTCCTGGCTCCTGCGCTTCTGCGAGGAGCACGGAATCGACTACCAGCGCCGTGATGCCTACACCTACGCCAACACGGGAAAAGGCATCGAAGACCTCAAAAAGGAGCTGGAGGCCAGCGCCGAGGCCGGCCTCGGAGTCGAGTTCGTGGACACCGTCGCGGAGCTGCCCTTTCCGATCGCCGGTGCCATCCGGCTGCCGGACCAGGCCCAGATCCACCCGCTTCAGGTGCTCGCCGGGCTCGCCATGGAACTGCGCGAACGGGGCGGCGTTCTGGTAGAACGGGTACGCGTCACCAACGTCACCGGCACCCGGGGAACGTCCGGATCCAAGCAAGGTGCCGGCGGCAGCGCGGGCCGCAAACTGACCGTCCATGCGGAGGCCGGCCAGGTCACCGCGGACCACGTCGTCCTGGCCACGGGCACGCCCATCCTGAACCGAGGCGGCCATTTCGGTTTGCTCAAGCCTCAACGGTCCTATGCCACGGCGTTCACAGTGCCCGGGCAGATTCCCGAGGGCATGTACCTGTCGATCGATTCCCCCGCCAGGTCCCTGCGCACTGCCGAAAATGCCGGCCGGCAGGTCCTGATTGTGGGCGGCAACGGACACAGTGTCGGCCGGCAGCACCACACCAAAGGACAGCTGGAAGATCTGGTCCGCTGGACACAGAACACCTTCCCCGGCGCCGAACTGACGCACAGCTGGTCCGCGCAGGACTATGAACCGGCCGGTGCCGTGCCCTATGTGGGCAAGCTGTCCTTCGCGGAGGACCGCATCTATGTGGCCACCGGCTACAACAAGTGGGGCATGACCAATTCGGTGGCGGCCGCGCTGTCGCTGACCTCACTGATCCTTGAGGGGGCCAAGCCCTGGGCCAGAGAGCTGTACAAGACGCGGGTGGCCCCGCAGGATGCCTTCTCCACAGTGCAGACCAACGCGTCCGTCGGGGTGGAGCTGGTGAGCGGCTGGCTCAGCGGACTGGTCCGCACCTCGGAAACGGCGCCGCCGGAAGGCCAGGGCACGGTGGTCCGGGACAACGCCCGGCCGGTGGGTGTGAGTACCGTGGACGGAACTACCCGGCGGGTGAGCGCCGTCTGCACACATCTGGGCGGCGTGCTGTCCTGGAACGATGCCGAATGCACCTGGGACTGTCCGTTGCACGGCTCACGTTTCAGCGCCGACGGCGCCGTGCTGGAAGGCCCAGCCACTCGCGATCTGGACAGGAAGTGA
- a CDS encoding cysteine hydrolase family protein — MNTAVLIIDMQNAYFEDPALGERRGQLVDACNQLIGQAEKASVPVLMVCTEHERDKSTWTLSMLEDDQGFIFSGSEQAGFLPGLRYENLPRMVKTRDSAFQGTDLLLRLRNFGATQLVLAGVSIHNCVAQTAADAFANNFKVAFAADAMASNKDDYGHMVRKVLSEEYRQPILDAAGVDRLLAGGEA; from the coding sequence ATGAATACTGCTGTACTGATCATCGATATGCAGAACGCCTACTTCGAGGATCCCGCCCTCGGAGAACGGCGGGGGCAGTTGGTCGATGCCTGCAACCAGCTCATCGGACAGGCGGAAAAGGCTTCGGTTCCCGTGTTGATGGTGTGCACCGAACACGAGCGGGATAAATCCACCTGGACCCTGAGCATGCTCGAGGACGACCAAGGCTTCATCTTCTCCGGCAGTGAGCAGGCCGGATTCCTCCCGGGATTGCGGTACGAGAACCTGCCGCGGATGGTCAAGACACGGGACAGCGCCTTCCAGGGCACCGACCTGCTGCTGCGGCTGCGCAATTTCGGAGCCACGCAGTTGGTGCTGGCCGGCGTTTCCATCCACAACTGCGTGGCCCAGACCGCGGCTGATGCCTTTGCAAACAACTTCAAGGTGGCCTTCGCCGCCGATGCCATGGCCTCGAACAAGGACGACTACGGACACATGGTGCGCAAGGTGCTCAGCGAGGAGTACCGCCAGCCCATCCTCGATGCGGCAGGAGTGGACCGGCTGCTGGCCGGCGGGGAAGCGTAG
- a CDS encoding DUF2630 family protein: protein MDQEIHRRIEELIEEEQLLREGGTVDNEQAEARARELARLEEQLDQCWDLLRQRRAKRRAGEDPDEAQARPVEEVEGYRQ from the coding sequence ATGGACCAGGAAATCCACCGACGGATCGAAGAGCTGATCGAAGAGGAGCAGCTGCTCCGCGAGGGCGGCACCGTGGACAACGAGCAGGCAGAGGCCCGGGCCAGGGAGCTGGCGCGGCTGGAAGAACAGCTGGACCAGTGCTGGGATCTGCTGCGCCAGCGCAGGGCCAAGCGCCGTGCCGGCGAAGACCCTGATGAGGCCCAGGCTCGCCCGGTTGAGGAAGTGGAGGGTTACCGCCAGTAG
- a CDS encoding MBL fold metallo-hydrolase — protein MAKFALTHIGGPTAFFKLGGWTFLTDPTFDPPREYPSPAGTLVKTTGPAVELADLPGVDVVLLSHDEHADNLDNSGRQLVESGPYPVFGTPEAAGRIPTITGLSPWQETTLQAAGKQDLTITAVPARHGPEGCEPVTGTVTGFVLSGADLPTVYVSGDNASVGVVGAIADRFAPVDVAVLFTGAARAGIFDNAPLTLTAEAAAEAAAKLRTPAVVPVHAEGWMHFSEGHGELRKEFEVKGLGDQLRIPIPGQELVL, from the coding sequence ATGGCTAAATTTGCGCTCACCCACATCGGCGGTCCCACGGCCTTTTTCAAGCTCGGCGGCTGGACCTTCCTGACTGACCCGACCTTCGACCCGCCCCGGGAGTATCCCAGCCCGGCCGGAACCTTGGTGAAGACGACCGGCCCCGCCGTCGAACTCGCTGACCTGCCCGGCGTGGATGTCGTCCTGCTGTCCCATGATGAGCACGCCGACAACCTCGACAATTCCGGCCGCCAATTGGTCGAATCCGGCCCATACCCCGTTTTCGGTACGCCTGAGGCCGCCGGACGCATACCAACCATCACGGGCTTGTCGCCCTGGCAGGAGACCACCCTGCAGGCCGCCGGCAAGCAGGACCTCACCATTACGGCCGTTCCAGCCCGTCACGGTCCGGAAGGCTGCGAACCCGTCACGGGCACGGTGACCGGATTCGTGCTCTCCGGAGCCGACCTGCCCACCGTTTACGTCAGTGGCGACAATGCTTCGGTGGGCGTGGTGGGCGCCATCGCCGACCGCTTCGCTCCGGTGGACGTGGCCGTGCTCTTCACCGGCGCGGCGCGGGCCGGGATTTTCGACAACGCTCCGCTGACCCTCACAGCCGAGGCCGCGGCCGAGGCGGCGGCGAAGCTCCGCACGCCGGCGGTCGTGCCGGTCCACGCCGAGGGATGGATGCACTTCAGCGAAGGCCATGGCGAGCTCCGCAAGGAGTTCGAGGTCAAGGGTCTCGGGGACCAGTTGCGCATCCCGATCCCGGGACAGGAACTCGTTCTCTAA